In the genome of Trueperaceae bacterium, one region contains:
- the nuoD gene encoding NADH dehydrogenase (quinone) subunit D codes for MSAAKPVNPAPPAEAELPGSFSTRFMRINVGPQHPSTHGVLRLVVDLDGEQIVSLKPQVGYLHTGFEKTMENRTYQQGVTYSNRMDYLHGFAHDLAYVLSVEKLLDARVPVRAQRVRVILNELNRLASHLVFFGTTMLDMGALTPYFYCMREREGLMDIFEAVSGVRMNYGYFRVGGLYQDVPEHFEPMVRKWLEAFPRYLDEYFNLFMGNSILMARTQGVAVVTREMAIDYALTGPSARASGLALDFRKSAPYSGYEDYVFDVPTHEDGDIYARILVRYEEMIESCRIVSQALDMLEPGPVKDPDRRISLPPRHELENSMEAVIFHFKLVTEGLHPPKGEVYVPTESARGELGYYIISDGGSMPYRVKVKAPSLANLQSLEPSSIGGLFADMVINIASFDPVLGDVDK; via the coding sequence ATGAGCGCGGCCAAGCCAGTCAACCCGGCGCCCCCCGCCGAGGCCGAGCTGCCGGGGTCCTTCTCGACGCGCTTCATGCGCATCAACGTCGGGCCGCAACACCCCAGCACCCACGGGGTGCTCCGGCTCGTCGTCGACCTCGACGGCGAACAGATCGTGTCGCTCAAGCCGCAGGTGGGCTACCTCCACACGGGCTTCGAGAAGACGATGGAGAACCGCACCTACCAGCAGGGCGTCACGTACTCGAACCGGATGGACTACCTCCACGGCTTCGCGCACGACCTCGCCTACGTGCTCTCGGTCGAGAAGCTGTTGGACGCGCGCGTCCCGGTGCGTGCGCAGCGCGTCCGGGTGATCCTCAACGAGCTGAACCGCCTTGCCAGCCACCTGGTGTTCTTCGGGACCACCATGCTCGACATGGGCGCCCTCACGCCGTACTTCTACTGCATGCGCGAGCGCGAGGGCCTGATGGACATCTTCGAGGCCGTGTCGGGCGTGCGCATGAACTACGGCTACTTCCGCGTCGGCGGCCTCTACCAGGACGTGCCAGAACACTTCGAGCCGATGGTCCGCAAGTGGCTCGAAGCCTTCCCGCGGTACCTGGACGAGTACTTCAACCTGTTCATGGGCAACAGCATCCTCATGGCGCGCACCCAGGGGGTGGCCGTCGTCACGCGCGAGATGGCCATCGACTACGCCCTCACGGGTCCCAGCGCACGCGCCAGCGGCCTGGCGCTCGACTTCCGCAAGAGCGCGCCATACTCGGGGTACGAGGACTACGTCTTCGACGTGCCCACCCACGAGGACGGCGACATCTACGCCCGCATCCTGGTGCGCTACGAGGAGATGATCGAGAGCTGCCGCATCGTGTCGCAGGCCCTCGACATGCTCGAACCCGGGCCCGTCAAGGACCCGGATCGGCGCATCAGCCTCCCGCCACGCCACGAGCTCGAGAACTCGATGGAGGCGGTCATCTTCCACTTCAAGCTCGTCACGGAGGGGCTGCACCCCCCGAAGGGCGAGGTGTACGTGCCCACCGAGAGCGCGCGCGGCGAGCTCGGCTACTACATCATCTCGGACGGCGGTTCGATGCCCTACCGCGTGAAGGTCAAGGCGCCGAGCCTCGCCAACCTCCAGTCGCTCGAGCCCTCCAGCATCGGTGGGCTCTTCGC
- a CDS encoding NADH-quinone oxidoreductase subunit C, with the protein MTRVTVPKHAVVDALRACRTAGLEMLTDIFGIDYLTYPGHRGKRFAVVYNVHCLHGADRLFVRVELNDGESVPSVTGVWRGADFLERETFDMLGIEFEGHPNLRKLLTPEDLEGHPHRKDFPLGETPTLFNDGRFLDPAAFRAGLTGKNPGLTGWKGGARHGVTSEQGSLPDEGGARG; encoded by the coding sequence ATGACGCGCGTGACCGTGCCGAAGCACGCGGTCGTCGACGCCCTCAGGGCCTGCCGGACGGCGGGGCTTGAGATGCTCACCGACATCTTCGGCATCGACTACCTCACCTACCCCGGCCACCGCGGCAAGCGCTTCGCCGTCGTCTACAACGTCCACTGCCTGCACGGCGCAGACCGCCTCTTCGTGCGGGTCGAGTTGAACGACGGTGAGAGCGTCCCCAGCGTCACCGGCGTCTGGCGCGGCGCCGACTTCCTCGAGCGCGAGACGTTCGACATGCTCGGCATCGAGTTCGAGGGCCACCCGAACCTGCGTAAGCTCCTGACGCCCGAGGACCTCGAAGGTCACCCGCACCGCAAGGACTTCCCCCTCGGGGAGACCCCGACGCTCTTCAACGACGGGCGCTTCCTCGACCCCGCCGCGTTCCGGGCCGGCCTGACGGGCAAGAACCCGGGCCTCACGGGCTGGAAGGGCGGGGCGCGCCACGGCGTGACCAGCGAGCAGGGCAGCCTCCCCGACGAGGGAGGTGCGCGAGGATGA